A part of Aquibium oceanicum genomic DNA contains:
- a CDS encoding xanthine dehydrogenase family protein molybdopterin-binding subunit, giving the protein MAIRRGRGVAAVNYPTGMNLGGDPSQALVHSTPTGNFMVTLSSVDLGQGLKQVMAQICAETIGVSAEQVTIDTADTDTGPHCMGTFASRGTHRIGNAVIQAATEARQVMLEVAAEELEVDASDLELDGAGGIHVKGAPQKSISIFDTALAAHFRHGRSISGRGMFLIPRSYPETETGAMKPSTCYAHACTVAEVDVDDETGEVTVLTVKNVFEIGRALNPKMVEQQLVGGSWMGISHALYETTEPYYPARDHGGTDFNQYLMPGPGDLAETEIIVLERPSADGPYGAKGPGEMCANPQIPAVANAIFDAVGVRVDTLPITPERILRALKEQRAAV; this is encoded by the coding sequence ATGGCGATCCGGCGCGGCCGCGGCGTGGCGGCGGTCAACTATCCGACCGGCATGAACCTCGGCGGCGATCCCAGCCAGGCGCTGGTCCACTCGACGCCGACCGGCAACTTCATGGTGACGCTCTCCTCGGTCGATCTCGGCCAGGGCCTGAAGCAGGTGATGGCGCAGATCTGCGCCGAGACCATCGGCGTGTCGGCCGAGCAGGTGACCATCGACACCGCCGACACCGACACCGGCCCGCACTGCATGGGCACCTTCGCCTCGCGCGGCACACACCGCATCGGCAACGCCGTGATCCAGGCGGCCACGGAAGCGCGGCAGGTGATGCTGGAGGTGGCTGCCGAGGAACTGGAGGTCGACGCGTCCGACCTCGAACTCGACGGCGCCGGCGGGATCCACGTCAAGGGCGCGCCGCAGAAGTCGATCTCGATCTTCGACACCGCGCTCGCGGCCCACTTCAGGCACGGCCGCTCGATCTCCGGCCGCGGCATGTTTTTGATCCCGCGCTCCTATCCCGAGACCGAGACCGGCGCGATGAAGCCGTCGACCTGCTACGCCCACGCCTGCACGGTGGCGGAAGTGGACGTCGACGACGAGACGGGTGAAGTCACGGTGCTGACGGTGAAGAACGTGTTTGAGATCGGCCGGGCGCTCAACCCGAAAATGGTCGAGCAGCAGCTCGTCGGCGGCTCCTGGATGGGCATTTCGCATGCGCTCTACGAGACCACGGAGCCCTACTATCCCGCGCGCGACCATGGCGGCACCGACTTCAACCAGTACCTGATGCCCGGCCCCGGCGACCTCGCCGAGACCGAGATCATCGTTCTCGAACGCCCCTCCGCCGACGGCCCCTACGGCGCCAAAGGCCCCGGCGAGATGTGCGCCAACCCCCAGATCCCCGCCGTCGCCAACGCCATCTTCGACGCCGTCGGCGTGCGCGTCGATACACTGCCGATCACGCCCGAACGCATCCTGCGGGCGCTGAAGGAACAGCGGGCGGCGGTTTAG
- a CDS encoding xanthine dehydrogenase family protein molybdopterin-binding subunit has product MIRLAKDYFADQRQDDLKQLGQGLQRSDVPGHVTGKTAYFADRSYPGMLHLKMVRSPHHHARIRSIDTSEAEKHPGVAKVLTHKDVPHNVYTILILIQIGPEDEQVLAADKVRWKGEAVVAVLADSERAANEAAAKVRIDYEVLPAVFDIDEALAPGAPLVNEYHGNNYYTYDSGSHRKVRFGDVEKGFAEADHILEQTYWSSPIEHAPTETTGCIVVPEGNDRFTCYTNTQAMFFTLDNTSIILQMPGHKLHFVGGTVGGGFGGKVDVTVEPIAILASKMTGKPVSFVYSREEEMQVSSARAAEKIVIKDGISKDGRILARKVTGYTDAGAYSRHSPYGAQKGAAHYPGPYTVPNVWIDTYCVYTNRTPSSAMRGFGVTIADFALEVQMDKLARLIGMDPLEFRFLNAYRDGDMKAHRQPTEGAALIECMQEASRAANWPVAEKYLQMSSYGEK; this is encoded by the coding sequence ATGATCCGCCTCGCCAAGGACTATTTCGCCGATCAGCGGCAGGACGACCTGAAGCAGCTCGGCCAGGGCCTGCAGCGCTCCGACGTGCCCGGCCACGTGACGGGCAAGACCGCCTATTTCGCCGACCGTTCCTACCCCGGCATGCTGCACTTGAAGATGGTCCGCAGCCCGCACCACCACGCCCGCATCCGCTCCATCGACACGTCCGAGGCGGAGAAACACCCGGGCGTGGCGAAGGTGCTGACGCACAAGGACGTGCCGCACAACGTCTACACGATCCTGATCCTGATCCAGATCGGCCCGGAGGACGAGCAGGTGCTCGCCGCCGACAAGGTGCGCTGGAAGGGCGAGGCCGTGGTCGCGGTGCTGGCCGACAGCGAGCGCGCGGCCAACGAGGCGGCGGCCAAGGTCAGGATAGACTACGAGGTGCTGCCCGCCGTCTTCGACATCGACGAGGCGCTGGCGCCCGGCGCACCGCTGGTCAACGAGTACCACGGCAACAACTACTACACCTACGACAGCGGCAGCCACCGCAAGGTGCGCTTCGGCGACGTCGAGAAGGGCTTTGCCGAGGCCGACCACATCCTCGAACAGACCTACTGGTCCTCGCCGATCGAGCACGCACCGACCGAGACCACCGGCTGCATCGTGGTGCCGGAGGGGAATGACCGCTTTACCTGCTACACCAACACGCAGGCGATGTTCTTCACGCTCGACAACACCTCGATCATCCTCCAGATGCCCGGCCACAAGCTGCATTTCGTCGGCGGCACGGTGGGCGGCGGCTTCGGCGGCAAGGTGGACGTGACGGTCGAGCCGATCGCCATTCTCGCCTCCAAGATGACGGGCAAGCCGGTCTCCTTCGTCTACAGCCGTGAGGAGGAGATGCAGGTCTCCTCCGCCCGCGCCGCCGAGAAGATCGTCATCAAGGACGGGATATCGAAGGACGGCCGCATCCTGGCGCGGAAAGTCACCGGCTACACCGATGCCGGCGCCTATTCGCGCCACTCGCCTTACGGCGCTCAGAAAGGCGCGGCGCACTATCCCGGCCCCTACACGGTGCCGAACGTCTGGATCGACACCTACTGCGTCTACACCAACCGCACCCCCTCCTCCGCCATGCGCGGCTTCGGCGTCACCATCGCAGATTTTGCGCTCGAGGTTCAGATGGACAAGCTGGCGCGGCTGATCGGCATGGACCCGCTCGAATTCCGCTTCCTCAACGCCTATCGCGACGGCGACATGAAGGCGCACCGCCAGCCGACGGAGGGGGCGGCGCTGATCGAATGCATGCAGGAAGCCTCGCGTGCCGCGAACTGGCCGGTCGCCGAAAAGTACCTGCAGATGTCGTCCTACGGGGAGAAGTGA
- a CDS encoding (2Fe-2S)-binding protein, which produces MAKKVPVQFTLNGEERAEFVESGATLLKALRERHGDTSPKGGCHQGTCGACSVMVDGDLVLSCLTLAETCEGRDVSTAAGLSQDGVMHPLQRAFLDGFAAQCGFCTPGMLMAAKALLDENPNPSREDVVEAISGNICRCTGYEPIIQAVLSAARANSHVAA; this is translated from the coding sequence ATGGCAAAGAAGGTTCCGGTCCAGTTCACGCTCAACGGCGAGGAGCGGGCCGAATTCGTCGAGAGCGGCGCGACGCTGCTCAAGGCCCTGCGCGAGCGTCACGGAGACACCTCCCCCAAGGGCGGCTGCCATCAGGGCACATGCGGCGCCTGCTCGGTCATGGTCGACGGAGACCTGGTGCTCTCCTGCCTCACGCTTGCCGAGACCTGCGAAGGCCGCGACGTCTCGACCGCCGCCGGCCTGTCGCAGGACGGCGTCATGCACCCGTTGCAGCGCGCCTTCCTCGACGGATTCGCGGCGCAATGCGGCTTCTGCACGCCCGGTATGCTGATGGCGGCCAAGGCGCTGCTCGACGAAAACCCCAACCCCAGCCGCGAGGACGTGGTCGAGGCGATTTCAGGCAACATCTGCCGCTGCACCGGCTACGAGCCGATCATCCAGGCCGTGCTGTCGGCCGCCCGCGCCAATTCGCATGTGGCCGCATGA